Proteins from one Oryza sativa Japonica Group chromosome 12, ASM3414082v1 genomic window:
- the LOC136354514 gene encoding uncharacterized protein — MTRHFNKQKEAAEQWKGPICPKIRKKVLKNTDLANTCYALPAGKGIFEVQDRNFKYIVDINAKHCDCRRWDLTGIPCSHAISSLRYQRINAESVLPVCYSVQAFSNAYEFNIWPCQDTAKWEKTNGPHVKPAVYEKKVGKPTKSRRKAPHEVQGRHGPKISKHGVEMHCKYCNEAGHNQRGCKLKKAGLRPNQQPKKSIQNPEVITTEVQTQSHVESQSQQLLTQVNNAMVSQMFEESSQVTQMNLAPRPLPDNQFVMANKPTARPMPLTTTAKEGKLRATKRKAAGDGPEKRATKKK; from the exons ATGACTAGGCACTTTAACAAGCAGAAGGAGGCTGCAGAACAGTGGAAAGGTCCTATATGCCCTAAGATTAGGAAAAAAGTGCTAAAGAATACAGACCTAGCTAACACATGCTATGCTCTTCCAGCTGGCAAAGGAATCTTTGAGGTCCAGGATAGAAACTTTAAGTACATTGTTGATATCAATGCAAAACATTGTGATTGTAGGAGGTGGGATCTCACAGGGATACCTTGCAGCCATGCAATTTCTAGCCTCAGGTACCAGAGAATCAATGCTGAGTCAGTATTGCCAGTTTGTTATAGTGTACAAGCATTTTCAAATGCATATGAGTTCAATATTTGGCCCTGTCAAGACACAGCTAAATGGGAAAAGACAAATGGGCCACATGTGAAGCCTGCTGTCTATGAAAAGAAAGTTGGCAAGCCAACAAAGTCCAGGAGGAAAGCACCACATGAGGTCCAGGGAAGGCATGGGCCAAAAATTAGCAAGCATGGTGTGGAGATGCATTGCAAGTACTGCAATGAGGCAGGCCACAACCAAAGGGGTTGCAAGTTGAAAAAAGCTGGACTCAGGCCCAATCAGCAACCAAAGAAGTCTATTCAAAACCCTGAAGTCATCACAACAGAG GTGCAAACTCAGTCTCATGTTGAATCTCAGTCCCAGCAGTTGCTGACACAGGTTAACAATGCAATGGTATCTCAGATGTTTGAGGAGTCCTCCCAAGTTACTCAAATGAACTTGGCACCTAGGCCTCTGCCTGACAACCAATTTGTCATGGCAAACAAACCAACAGCCAGGCCAATGCCTCTAACCACAACAGCAAAGGAAGGAAAGCTGAGAGCAACAAAAAGAAAGGCTGCAGGTGATGGTCCTGAAAAGAGAGCTACCAAGAAGAAGTAG
- the LOC4351886 gene encoding disease resistance protein RPM1: MAESVVFGILCKIGSILGSHLTQALVSHLGKEVSVLIEVESIVKQIRSEFRLMQSFLQDGQEKESSSRQAETFLQEVQQIAFEVEDILDEFVYYFGRKETPSVELLKNFFRKSESVMPLRRIAAELKEVQNRLQNIRNLKLQYNIDLSEESASSIRYEDSKGHTLHHIMHNKKLVGFVNERQKLQELLMANERSCSIISIWGMGGSGKTTLVKTVSESKASKNRFDCQIWVTVSQTYDITEIMRKIIQCALKDTCSADLGSMSSEGVVLMLQETLQGRTYMMVLDDVWDTNVWFSLEGFLDESSIRSKVVITTRINDVASLAEDKRRLQLRGLDEAESWDLFCMWAFRHGEDQTCPPAMDRVARQIVGRCEGLPLAITAVGNLLSFKRLDLMEWEKFYNQLNWELHNRLDNQGLSMVTRLLGLSYKHLPVHLKNCFLLCSIFPEDYMIRGKRLCKLLVVEGLVEPRKNMTLEEIAMEYIEKLVDRCLLQVARRNKLGRVWELQMHDIIRELAISISEKEGFCMIHNKAQRSVVECEPRRLSIHENSVRVQLSINASRVRSFYQFDIDCSSVSKVQWVSRTARYLKVLELGSVPIRKLPRDIGNLFNLHYLGLRRTKIKQLPESIDRLQNLRTLDIFLTEIASLPRGVTRLRMLRHLIAGKAVASYFGLEDVFTGVKVPNGLWRSLDLNVLTGISASSNLVEQLASFTQLRSLKLTDVKNIHYTKLFASIRKMQLLKNLLIGTANSDEYVSLEALDPAPQNLEILFVKGRLHDRVIGSDLFEANRLTLMELTLENSRLSIDPLPSLSNFCNLTLLGLFNHYIGETLLFQAEWFPKLHTLTLAELQNVSSIVIEKHSMPNLYNFALICLTNLEDLPEGMEFLGSVEELSLVGMHQKFMEHVQGSSNVKVKHIPVVDYFDQTKGRWDRLSPLYFEDEGTKN, translated from the exons ATGGCAGAGTCTGTGGTGTTTGGAATCCTATGCAAAATTGGATCAATATTGGGGTCACATCTGACGCAGGCATTAGTTTCACATCTGGGGAAGGAGGTATCAGTTTTAATTGAGGTTGAAAGCATTGTAAAGCAAATTAGAAGTGAGTTTAGGTTGATGCAATCTTTCCTGCAAGATGGCCAAGAAAAAGAAAGCTCCAGCAGGCAGGCTGAAACCTTTCTGCAGGAAGTTCAGCAGATAGCATTTGAAGTTGAAGACATCCTGGATGAATTTGTCTATTATTTTGGCAGAAAAGAAACCCCATCTGTGGAATTGTTGAAGAACTTCTTCAGAAAATCTGAAAGTGTGATGCCATTGCGCAGAATAGCAGCAGAACTCAAAGAAGTGCAGAATCGTCTCCAAAATATTCGAAACTTGAAACTTCAGTACAATATTGACTTATCTGAAGAAAGTGCCAGCTCCATCAGGTATGAAGATAGCAAAGGTCACACACTCCACCACATAATGCATAATAAGAAACTTGTCGGTTTTGTAAATGAGCGACAGAAGCTGCAAGAGTTGCTAATGGCAAATGAAAGATCATGCTCAATAATTTCCATATGGGGTATGGGAGGTTCCGGTAAAACTACTCTTGTCAAAACTGTTTCCGAAAGCAAAGCTAGCAAGAACCGTTTTGATTGCCAGATCTGGGTTACCGTGTCTCAAACATATGACATTACTGAAATAATGAGGAAGATTATACAGTGTGCATTGAAGGATACATGCTCAGCTGACTTAGGAAGCATGAGTAGTGAAGGCGTAGTGCTGATGCTCCAGGAGACTTTGCAGGGAAGGACATACATGATGGTCTTGGATGATGTGTGGGATACAAATGTTTGGTTCAGCTTGGAAGGCTTTCTAGATGAAAGCAGCATCAGAAGTAAGGTGGTAATTACTACTCGCATAAATGATGTTGCTTCTTTGGCAGAAGACAAGCGCCGTCTTCAACTACGAGGATTAGATGAGGCAGAGTCTTGGGACCTCTTTTGCATGTGGGCTTTCCGGCACGGTGAAGATCAAACATGTCCTCCTGCAATGGACCGAGTAGCAAGACAGATTGTTGGCAGGTGTGAAGGTCTACCGTTGGCTATAACGGCAGTAGGCAACTTGCTATCCTTCAAACGGCTGGATTTGATGGAGTGGGAGAAATTCTATAATCAACTGAACTGGGAGTTGCACAATCGCTTGGATAACCAAGGACTCAGCATGGTGACTCGACTCCTTGGTTTAAGCTACAAGCATCTACCGGTCCACTTGAAGAACTGTTTCCTTTTATGCAGTATCTTCCCAGAGGACTATATGATACGCGGGAAGCGGCTATGTAAACTATTAGTAGTAGAAGGTCTTGTTGAACCAAGAAAAAACATGACACTGGAGGAGATTGCAATGGAGTACATAGAAAAGCTAGTAGATCGCTGCCTGCTTCAAGTTGCTCGGAGAAATAAGCTTGGAAGAGTATGGGAACTCCAGATGCATGACATTATCAGGGAGCTGGCAATTTCAATATCCGAAAAGGAAGGATTCTGCATGATACATAATAAAGCTCAGAGATCGGTGGTTGAGTGCGAGCCTCGTCGGTTATCAATTCATGAGAATTCAGTCAGAGTCCAGCTAAGTATAAATGCTTCACGTGTTCGTTCTTTCTATCAATTTGATATCGATTGTTCCTCCGTGTCAAAAGTGCAATGGGTATCAAGGACTGCTAGGTACCTGAAGGTTCTGGAACTAGGTAGTGTTCCAATCAGAAAACTGCCGAGAGACATTGGGAACTTGTTCAATTTACATTATTTAGGATTAAGACGAACCAAGATCAAGCAACTTCCTGAATCGATTGACAGGCTCCAAAATCTCCGAACTTTGGACATCTTCCTTACTGAAATAGCAAGTCTTCCACGTGGCGTAACCAGGCTAAGGATGCTACGCCATCTGATTGCTGGAAAGGCTGTTGCTTCTTATTTTGGCCTCGAAGATGTCTTCACAGGTGTCAAAGTCCCCAATGGATTATGGCGATCACTGGATCTAAATGTCCTCACAGGCATTTCTGCAAGCAGCAATTTGGTGGAACAATTGGCCAGCTTTACACAGCTGAGATCATTGAAGTTGACAGACGTAAAAAATATCCACTATACAAAGCTATTTGCATCCATCAGAAAGATGCAGCTTCTAAAGAACCTTCTTATTGGAACTGCCAATAGTGATGAGTATGTCAGCTTAGAAGCCCTAGATCCTGCACCTCAGAACCTTGAAATACTCTTTGTGAAAGGTAGACTCCATGATAGGGTTATAGGCTCTGACCTATTTGAGGCAAATAGGCTAACCCTCATGGAGTTGACTCTTGAAAATAGCAGGCTGAGCATAGATCCACTTCCATCACTATCTAATTTCTGTAACCTGACCCTTCTTGGTCTGTTCAACCATTATATTGGAGAAACCTTGCTCTTTCAGGCAGAGTGGTTTCCTAAGCTTCATACACTTACTTTGGCTGAGCTGCAAAATGTCAGTTCAATAGTGATTGAAAAGCATAGCATGCCAAATCTCTATAACTTTGCTCTCATCTGCTTGACAAATTTAGAGGATTTGCCTGAGGGCATGGAATTCCTTGGGTCTGTTGAAGAGCTCAGTTTGGTGGGCATGCACCAAAAATTCATGGAACATGTACAAGGTtcctcaaatgtaaaagtcaaaCACATTCCTGTAGTTGACTACTTTGATCAAACCAAAGGGAGGTGGGATCGACTTTCTCCACTTTATTTCGAAG ACGAAGGCACTAAGAATTGA